One region of Oryza sativa Japonica Group chromosome 5, ASM3414082v1 genomic DNA includes:
- the LOC136356768 gene encoding uncharacterized protein translates to MTMEIKSKYVLLNVLMPKIVGPIHLFHMNAQMPRLAQRTKTSQRNAESSLVTHEHVTNEGYSFGQDSRNDITNGSVNNFEDSHTNRNAIQNNVQRLQSVSSTRPKESYSSQDLPYQNLTTKVPQRKEAVLKHTSSKSGQREVYLFSLNAINKDKLVAKGNLVTANATHVVGRNMLGNEYYGVAIHTVTNIGDERLPRPPFENCNTLRDAIGYVIAWPRAYVKKLRSTNSTH, encoded by the exons ATGACAATGGAAATAAAAAG CAAGTATGTTCTCTTAAATGTACTAATGCCAAAGATCGTCGGGCCAATCCATCTATTCCATATGAACGCACAAATGCCAAG GTTGGCCCAAAGGACCAAAACAAGTCAGAGGAACGCGGAATCATCACTGGTGACCCATGAGCATGTAACCAATGAG GGTTATAGTTTTGGTCAAGACAGTCGTAATGATATTACAAATGGATCTGTTAATAACTTTGAGGATTCACATACCAATAGGAATGCCATACAAAATAATGTGCAG AGGTTACAGTCTGTTAGTTCAACTAGACCTAAAGAGAGTTATTCTAGTCAAGATTTACCATATCAAAACTTGACTACAAAG GTCCCTCAGAGAAAGGAAGCTGTACTCAAGCATACTTCATCtaaatca GGTCAAAGGGAGGTTTACTTGTTTTCACTGAATGCAATAAACAAAGACAAACTAGTGGCAAAGGGAAATTTAGTGACCGCAAATGCCACACATGTGGTTGGAAGGAACATGCTTGGAAATGAGTATTATGGAGTGGCTATTCATACTGTTACAAATATTGGTGATGAAAGGCTACCTAGACCACCATTTGAAAATTGCAATACATTAAGAGATGCAATTGGTTATGTCATTGCTTGGCCTCGCGCATAT GTAAAAAAGCTTAGGAGTACAAATTCTACCCACTAA